Genomic DNA from Candidatus Methylomirabilota bacterium:
AGCGCGACGCGCACGCCCTCCTTCGCCAGCGCCTGCGCGATCGCCCGGCCGATCCCGCGCGAGGCGCCCGTCACGAGCGCGGTCTTGCCCTCGAGCTCCAGGTCCATGGCTCCTCCTATCCCGGAAAGCCGGGAACCGACGTCCAGTCGAAATCCTCGACGCGCGCCGCGCATTCCTCGAGTGCCTGCGCGAAGCCGTCGAGCCCACGGCCGGCGAGCACGCGGCCGCGCAGCCGGCCCGCGCCCTCCGCAAGCAGCGCGCGAGCGCCGGCGAGATTACCGTTCGCGAGATGTTGGTAGCCGACGGCCGCCTGGATCAACCCCTGGAGCGCCTCGCGCGTTCCGCCGGCGGCGTCGCGCCAGTAAGGCTCCAGCAGCTCGTGCACCTCGAAGTAGAGCCCCGCCTGCCAGAGCGCGGCCGCGTCGGCCACCGCCTCGGCGAGCGGCGCGGCCGGCGCGCGCAGCGGCCGGCCCTCGAGCGCGCGGCTGGCACTCCGGGCGCGCGCGGTGAGGAGCGGGGCGTAGGACGCCTCTTCGGGAAGAAGCCAACCGGCGGCGGCCGCTTCGCCGGGAGCCAGGCGCCGCAGCTCGTCGCGCGCCGCCGGGTCGTGGAGCGCGGCCAGGATCACCCCAGCGAGCCGATTCCTCGGCGCGAGCGGCAACGTCGGGATCACATGACCGCGGCGCCGCTCGGCGGCCCGCTCACCGCGGGCGCCGGCGGCCGCGCGGCGGGCGGCGCCGCGGACGCCAGCGCCGTCGGGACGCGCTCGACCCGCGTGCCGGCGATGAGGTCGTGCAGCGCCCGCTTGTCGTGCCTGAGCCCGGCCATCGCGTAGCCGATGCCGAAGGTCGCGAGCGACGCGAAGTAGGCACAGAAGCGGAGCAGCGAGGCGCCGAACGGCGGCGGCTCGCCATCGGCCACGACGCGGATACCCACCACGAGCTTGCCGATCGTCTGGCCGAAGAGCGTGTGGAGGACGATCGTGTAGGCGGCGGCGAAGAGCAGCGTGAAGAGCCCGAGCATCGGCGCGAGCGTCCACTCGTCCGCGGCGGCGACGCCGAGGAACCGCCTCGCGACCGCGCGGTACGAGGCCCGCACGATGAGGAAGATCGCGACGTCGAGGGCAAACGCCAGCGCTCGGATCCAGAAGCCGGCGGGCCGGGCCGCGATCATGCCGCGTATCATAGCGCCTGGCACCTGAGCCCACCCGCAAAAGCAGATCCTCCAACTCCGCGGAAAACTGCGGGCAAACGCGAGTGGCAACTTTTGGCATCCGGTGTTTTCCGCCACCCGATCAGGCAAACATCGGATTGGTCCGGCCCGCCTTCGCACTTTAGAGTCCAGCCGCCGATGACTGATCTTTCAAGGTCCGCGCCGCGTCTCCTCCGAAGGGCTCTCCTCGCGGCCGCCCTGCCGCTCTGGCTCGTCGGGGCCTGGGCCCAGACTGGGGGGCCGCGCGACGTGACGCCGCCGCCCGAAGGCCAACTGAAGACCACCGCCACGGACGGGGCCGGGCCGCTGACGCTCGACCCGATCGCGCGCAGGAAGCCTCCACTCGGTTACGAGGAGATCGGGCTCGCGTCCTGGTACGGGCATCCGTACCACGGGAGGGAGACCGCGAACGGCGAGACCTACGACATGATGAACCTGACCGCCGCGCATCAGAGGATCGCGTTCGGCACGTGGCTCTCCGTCGAGAACCTCACGAACGGCCGCAGCGTCAGCGTCCGGATCAACGACCGCGGCCCCTTCGTCGATCCGCGGATCCTCGACCTCTCCTACGCCGCCGCGAGCGTCGTCAACTCGGTCGGGGCCGGCGTGGTCCCCGTCCGGCTGCGCGTGATTGCCGGGCCCACGCCCCCGCCGGGGCCGAGGACTCCCGTCCTCACGCTCAGCCCCTACGCGTCCTAGTCGCTCGGCCTCACGCACGAGGTGACGACGACCCGGTAGCAAACGCCGCGCGTATAATGTCGCCATGATTTCGGTGCAGGACGGCCAGAATCGGGTCCTCACTCAGATCACGGCGCCGACGCCGCCCGAAGTCCTCCTCCTCGGCCAGGCCCGCGCCCGCGTCCTCGCCGAGGACGTGACGGCGCCGTTCGACGTTCCGCCGGCCGACAACTCCGCCGTGGACGGTTACGCCGTCGCGAGCGCCGACATCCCGTCGTCGGGGACGCGGGAGCTCGCGGTCGTCGCCGAGCTGCCGGCAGGCGCGGTCTTCGAGGGCGCGCTCGCTCCCGGCCAGGCGGTCCGGATCATGACGGGCGCGCCGATGCCCCGCGGCGCCGATACCGCCTATCCGCAGGAGGTCGTCGACAAGACGGCGCGGGGCATCCGCGTCCCGACCATCAAGAAGGGCGCGAACGTGCGGATGCGCGGCGAGGACGTCCAGGCGGGCACGGTCGTCGTCGAGCGCGGGACGGTGCTGCGGCCCCAGGAGCTCGGCCTCCTCGCCTCGCTCGGGCGCGTCGAGGTCCTCTGCCACCGCCGGCCGCGCGTCGCGCTCCTCTCCACGGGCGACGAGGTCGTCGAGCCCGGCGCGCCACGAAAGCCCGGGCAGATCTACGACGCGAACCGCTTCGCCCTCGCCGCGTCGATCGAGGGAGCCGGCGGCGAGGTGCAGGACCTCGGCATCGTGCCCGATACGCGCGAGGACCTCCGCGCGCGGCTCCTCGAGGCGAGCGCCGCCGACGCGGTCGTCACCTCGGGCGGCGTGTCGGTCGGCGTGTACGACCTCGTGAAGGAGGTGCTCGGCGAGATCGGCGCGATCGACTTCTGGCAGGTCGCGATGCAGCCCGGACGGCCGCTCGCGTTCGGCCGCATCGGCGCCGCGCACTTCTTCGGCCTGCCCGGCAACCCAGTCGCCTCGATGCTCGTGTTCATGCTCTTCGTGCGCCCGGCCCTCCACAAGCTCGCCGGCCGGCGCCGGCTCTTCGGCGACACCTTCGAGGCGCGCGCGACCGAGGCGATGTCGAAGAAGAAGGGCCGGCGCGAGTTCAAGCGCGGCGTCCTGCAGTTCCGGGACGGCGCCTGGCAGGTGCGAACCACCGGACCCCAGGGCTCGGGCATCCTCTCCTCGATGGCCGCGGGCAACTGTCTGATCGTCCTTCCGGAGGAGCGCGGCGACGTGGCTCCCGGCGAGACCGTGCTCGTCGAGCCCTTCTGAGGCGCGCGTGGCGCTCCGCATCGGCGTGGACCTCGTCGAGACCGTCAAGCCCGTCGCCGAGACGTGCCTGCGCGAAGCCGCGCGGCGGCTTCCCCACCTCCGCTACGCCGATCTCCGGCTCGAGGTGGCCGAGGCCAGGTGGGCGGCCGCCGAGAACGGGACGCCCAAGGGCTCGGGCGACGACGAGAGCCTGTCTCTCGGCGTCCGCGTCCTCGCGGGCGACCGCACGGTCGCGCCCGGCTACGCCGGGCTGACCCTGGGCGCCGCCGACGCGCCCGACCTCCCCCGCATCCTGCGCGAGGCCCTCGAGCGCGCGTACCGGCGCGCGACGGCGAATGCCGAGGCGAAGGCCGACGCGCGCGAGAAGTTCGGCGGCCTCGGCGAGGCGCTCGCCGACACGCGCCTCCACCCGGTCAAGGTCCGCCGCGACATCGTCCCCGCGGTGTACCGCATCGACCCACGCGGCCTCGAGCCCGACGCGCTGGTCCGCTTCGCGACCGACGTCTCGCGCGAGGTCGCCGCCGTGGACCCCGCACTCAAGCACAACCGGATCGGGGCGCTCTCGCGGCTCTCGCGCGAGCTCTTCGCCTCGACCGAGGGCGCGTGCATCGACCAGGCCTTCGCGCTGACCCAGGGCTCGTGCTCCGTCGTCGCCGTCTCCGGCGCCACGAGCCAGGACCTGTACGACGTCCTCGGCCACCAGCGCGGCTTCGAGATCCTCCTCGAGGGCGTGGACGAGCCGCTCGTGCGCTTCCCGCCCTTCCGCGACTTCGCCCTGGCGCTCGCGCGCGAGAGCGTGGCACTCGCCGCGGCGCCGCCGCTGCCCCCCTCCGATCGCGAGGTCGTCGTGGTGACGGACCCGCACTACAACACGCTCGTCTCCCACGAGATCATCGGCCACCCCGTCGAGCTCGACCGCGCGCTCAAGATGGAGACGGCCTATGCGGGACGCTCCTGGCTCCTCGCCGACCTCGGCGGCCACCAGGTCGGCCGGCGCGTGGCGTCGCCGCTCGTCACGGCCTACTCGGACCCCTCGCTCCCCGGCTACGGCCACTACGCGTACGATCACGAGGGCACGCCGGCGCGGCGCGTGGTCCACATCGACCGGGGCGTCTTCCAGGGCTTCATGAACAGCCGCCAGACGGCGGCGATCTTCGGCGGCGAGCCGAACGGCCACTGGACGGCGACGGACGCCGCGCTCGTTCCCCTGGTCCGCATGTCGAACACCGTCTTCGGCGCGGGCACGCGCGCGCCCGAGGACATCGTCAAGGAGGTGGACCGCGGCTGGTACTTCGCCGGCCACCGGACGCCCTCGATCGCCGAGAGCCGCGAGAACTTCCGGATCTCCGCGCGCGCCGCGTGGGAGATCCGGAACGGCGAGCTCGGCCGTCTCCACCGTGACGGCGGCATCGTCGCGGACAGCCGCGACTACCTGATGAACGTGGACGCGGTCGGCTCGGACTTCCGCCTCTATCCCATCCCGAACTGCGGCAAGGGCCAGCCGATGCAGGTCAAGAAGCTCGGCAACGGCGGGCCGACGATGCGGAGCCGCGCCCGCGTCGCCGGAGGCTAGCGGTGCGCGGGACGCTCGGCGTGCTCGTCGCGGCCGCGATCCTGCTCCTGGGCGCAGCGCCCGGAGCGCCGCCGGAGTCGCCGGTGAGCTTCGTCGCGGTGGATGAGCTCAAGGCCCTCCTCGACCGCGGCGTGGCCGCGGACATCATCGACGTCCGTCACTTGCCCGAGTACGTCGAGATGCACATCAAGGGCGCGCGCTCGATGCCGCTGCGCTCGGTCCCCGAGCGCGCGGGCGAGATCCCGAAGACCGGCCTCGTCGTCTTCTACTGAACGTGCCCCCACGCGCTGTCCCGGGGGGCCAGCGACGTCCTCTACCAGATGGGCTGGCGGAACCACCGCGTCCTCGACGAGGGTCTGCCCGGCTGGCACGCGAAGGGTTACCCCGTCGAAGGGACGAACGTGACGGCGGAGCCCCGGCACTGAGGGCCCGATGAAGAGCGCGGCCGAGCTCGCCGTGGCGACCGAACGCGCCCTCGAATACGCGCAGCGCCAGCCCGGCGTCAGCGAGGCCGAGGTGTTCACGTCCGCGAACGGCGCCCTCCTCGCCCGGCTCAACTACACGTCGCACATCCCGTGCAACGGCGTCGAGGAGCCGAAGTCCACCGAGTCGTGCGGGATCGGAATCCGCGCCGTCTTCGACGCGCCGGACGGGCCGCGCGTCGGCTTCGGCAGCGAGCCGAGCGATCTCACCGCCGCGGGCGCCGAGCGCGCGCTCGCGCGGGCCCGCCGGACGGCCGTCGCCGACCCCGACTTCGTCTCGCTCCCCCGCCCCTCGCGCGAGCCGCGGGCGCTCGCGGGCTACCACGACCCCCGGCTCATGGAGGTGGACGACGCGAGCCTCGTCGAGGCGGGCTGGAAGGTGGTCAATGGCGCGCTCCGGACGTTCATGGCGTCGGGGCGGCTGGCGGCCCTCGCCGACAGCGACGCGGGCCTGCGCCGGCTCGGCCTCATCGTGGGCGGCGACGTCACGATCCTCCAGGAGCGGATCGCGATCGCCTCGACGCACATGCCCCGCGTGCAGACGGACGAGACCACGCTGATCACCGCGTTCGTGACCGCCATGGTGGAGGCCCACGGCGCGAAGGGCTCCGGCGCATCCACCGGTACGCGTCGCGACCACTTCACCGACGAGGCCGGCGTCGAGGCCGCCCAGAACGCCATCCGCGCGATCGGCGGCGAGCGGGTATCGTCGGGCGAGTACACGGTGATCTTCGGCCGCCAGCCCGTCGCCGACCTCCTGAACAACATCGTCGTCCCGGCCTGCACCGCGGGCGCCTTCTACCGCTCGAACACCCCGTTCCTCGGCAGGCTCGGCCGGCCCGTCGCATCGCCGCAGCTCAGCGCCTATGACCACGGGGCGATGCCCGGGCTCGTGGGCTCGAAGGGCATCACCTGCGAGGGGCTGCCGACCGGCCGCACCGACCTGATCCGGAACGGCGTCCTCGTCGGCTGCCTCTCCAACTGGTACGAGACCCAGCGGCTCCTGCACGACCCGGCACTCGGCGAGAAGCTCGGGGCCACGGGCACGGCCGCGGAGGCCGCGCTCGCGCCGCGGAACGGCTTCCGCTTCGGCATCGGCGGCGGGCGGCAGTTCGACACGCCCCCCGGGATCGCCGCCTCCAACGTCGTGGTCGAGGGCGCCGACCCGGTGACGCTCGACGAGCTCCTGCGCACCGTGAAGGACGGCCTGTACGTCGGGCGCATCTGGTACACCTACCCGATCAACGGGCTCCGCGCGGGCGATTTCACCTGTACGGTCGTCGCCGATTCCTATATCATTCGCGATGGGCGGCTCGCGGCGCCCATCCGGGCGAACGCGATCCGGATCAACGACAACATCGCGAAGATCCTCGGCAACGTCGTCGGCATCACCAAGGACGTGCGGGGCACGATCGTCTGGGCCGCGGACGAGGTCGTGTACGCGCCCGAGATCGCCGTTCGCGGCGTCCGCATCGACGCCATCGCCCCATTCCAGGAGGAGCTCGACTGATGGGAGACGCTCGCCTCGAAGCGATCGCGCGCGAGTGCCGGGTCCAGATCATCCGCATGCTCACCCACGCGGGATCGGGCCACCCCGGCGGGTCGCTCTCGGTGATCGACCTCCTGACGGCGATCTATTTCGGTCGGCTCCGCCACGACCCGAAGCGTCCCGACTGGCCCGAGCGCGACCGCGTCGTCCTCTCCAAGGGCCACGCCGTCCCGGCGCTCTACACGGTGATGGCGAAGTCGGGCTACTTCCCCGAGTCCCGGCTCATCACGCTGCGGAAGCTCGGCTCGCCGCTCCAGGGCCATCCCGACCGCACGATGCTGCCCGGCATCGAGGCGGCGACCGGCTCGCTCGGCCAGGGCCTCTCGATCTCGCTCGGCCTGGCCCTCGGGGCGAAGCTCGCCGGGTCCGCGGCGCGCGTCTACTGCATCCTCGGTGACGGCGAGACCCAGGAGGGCCAGGTGTGGGAGGCCGCGATGGCCGCGCCGAAGCTCGGCCAGCCGGGTCGCCCGCTCGACAACCTCTGCGTGATCCTCGACTACAACAAGATCCAGCTCGACAACTTCGTGAAGAAGATCCTCGACCTCGAGCCCGTCGTCGCCAAGTGGCAGGCCTTCGGCTGGCCGGTCATCGAGATCGACGGCCACGACATGGACCAGATCGAGAAAGCCCTGGATCAGGCCGAGGCCACGAAGGGCGGGCCGACCTTCGTCGTCGCGAACACGGTGAAGGGCAAGGGTGTCTCCTTCATGGAGAACGACCCCGAGTGGCACGGCAAGGCGCCCAAGCCTGCGGAGGCGATCCGCGCGATCCGCGAGATCCTCGGCGTCCCCGAGCCGGGGTGGAGCGACTACCTCGCCAAGAACCCGGCGACGCGAGCCGTCGTGGACGAGCTCGCCGCCCTGGAGGCCAAGTGATGCCGGCCAAAGCCAGCCGCGCGGCGTTCGGCGAAGCGCTCATCGAGCTGGGGGCGAAGGACGAGCGCATCGTCACCGTGGACGCCGACCTCTCGAAGTCCACGATGACCGCGAAGTTCGCGAAGACCTATCCCGGACGCGCCTTCAACGTCGGCATCGCCGAGGCGAACATGATCGGGATCGGCGCGGGACTGGCGCTCGCCGGCAGGATCCCGTTCGTCTGCTCGTTCGCGTGCTTCGTCGCCGGCCGCTTCGAGACGATCCGGATCTCGGTCGCCTACACCGCCGCCAACGTGAAGATCGTCGGCACTCATTCGGGCATCGCGATCGGCGAGGACGGCTACAGCCAGATGGGCCTCGAGGACATCGGGTGCATCCGGACGCTGCCGAACATCCCGGTGATCCAGCCCGCCGACGAGCTTGAGACCAAGCAGGTGATCGCCTACGCCGCCGAGCACGAGGGGCCGCTCTACCTCCGGCTCACGCGCCAGAACCTCGAGCCCGTCTGCCCGCCCGACTACCGCTTCCAGCTCGGCCGCTGGCTCGTGCTGCGCCCCGGGACCGACGTGACGCTGATCGCCTCGGGCGGGACGGTCTTCAACGCGCTCGAGGCGGCCAAGC
This window encodes:
- a CDS encoding transketolase C-terminal domain-containing protein, which codes for MPAKASRAAFGEALIELGAKDERIVTVDADLSKSTMTAKFAKTYPGRAFNVGIAEANMIGIGAGLALAGRIPFVCSFACFVAGRFETIRISVAYTAANVKIVGTHSGIAIGEDGYSQMGLEDIGCIRTLPNIPVIQPADELETKQVIAYAAEHEGPLYLRLTRQNLEPVCPPDYRFQLGRWLVLRPGTDVTLIASGGTVFNALEAAKRLEAEGIAAEVIDAACIKPLDEELLLRSAGKTGHVVTVEDHSITGGLGGAVAETLAEVLPTPVKRLGVQGFGESGDAKGLYAKHGLDPAGIAESVRKFLNR
- a CDS encoding transketolase, whose product is MGDARLEAIARECRVQIIRMLTHAGSGHPGGSLSVIDLLTAIYFGRLRHDPKRPDWPERDRVVLSKGHAVPALYTVMAKSGYFPESRLITLRKLGSPLQGHPDRTMLPGIEAATGSLGQGLSISLGLALGAKLAGSAARVYCILGDGETQEGQVWEAAMAAPKLGQPGRPLDNLCVILDYNKIQLDNFVKKILDLEPVVAKWQAFGWPVIEIDGHDMDQIEKALDQAEATKGGPTFVVANTVKGKGVSFMENDPEWHGKAPKPAEAIRAIREILGVPEPGWSDYLAKNPATRAVVDELAALEAK
- a CDS encoding rhodanese-like domain-containing protein, producing MRGTLGVLVAAAILLLGAAPGAPPESPVSFVAVDELKALLDRGVAADIIDVRHLPEYVEMHIKGARSMPLRSVPERAGEIPKTGLVVFY
- the glp gene encoding gephyrin-like molybdotransferase Glp yields the protein MISVQDGQNRVLTQITAPTPPEVLLLGQARARVLAEDVTAPFDVPPADNSAVDGYAVASADIPSSGTRELAVVAELPAGAVFEGALAPGQAVRIMTGAPMPRGADTAYPQEVVDKTARGIRVPTIKKGANVRMRGEDVQAGTVVVERGTVLRPQELGLLASLGRVEVLCHRRPRVALLSTGDEVVEPGAPRKPGQIYDANRFALAASIEGAGGEVQDLGIVPDTREDLRARLLEASAADAVVTSGGVSVGVYDLVKEVLGEIGAIDFWQVAMQPGRPLAFGRIGAAHFFGLPGNPVASMLVFMLFVRPALHKLAGRRRLFGDTFEARATEAMSKKKGRREFKRGVLQFRDGAWQVRTTGPQGSGILSSMAAGNCLIVLPEERGDVAPGETVLVEPF
- a CDS encoding TldD/PmbA family protein, which encodes MKSAAELAVATERALEYAQRQPGVSEAEVFTSANGALLARLNYTSHIPCNGVEEPKSTESCGIGIRAVFDAPDGPRVGFGSEPSDLTAAGAERALARARRTAVADPDFVSLPRPSREPRALAGYHDPRLMEVDDASLVEAGWKVVNGALRTFMASGRLAALADSDAGLRRLGLIVGGDVTILQERIAIASTHMPRVQTDETTLITAFVTAMVEAHGAKGSGASTGTRRDHFTDEAGVEAAQNAIRAIGGERVSSGEYTVIFGRQPVADLLNNIVVPACTAGAFYRSNTPFLGRLGRPVASPQLSAYDHGAMPGLVGSKGITCEGLPTGRTDLIRNGVLVGCLSNWYETQRLLHDPALGEKLGATGTAAEAALAPRNGFRFGIGGGRQFDTPPGIAASNVVVEGADPVTLDELLRTVKDGLYVGRIWYTYPINGLRAGDFTCTVVADSYIIRDGRLAAPIRANAIRINDNIAKILGNVVGITKDVRGTIVWAADEVVYAPEIAVRGVRIDAIAPFQEELD
- a CDS encoding RDD family protein; translation: MIAARPAGFWIRALAFALDVAIFLIVRASYRAVARRFLGVAAADEWTLAPMLGLFTLLFAAAYTIVLHTLFGQTIGKLVVGIRVVADGEPPPFGASLLRFCAYFASLATFGIGYAMAGLRHDKRALHDLIAGTRVERVPTALASAAPPAARPPAPAVSGPPSGAAVM
- a CDS encoding DUF309 domain-containing protein produces the protein MPLAPRNRLAGVILAALHDPAARDELRRLAPGEAAAAGWLLPEEASYAPLLTARARSASRALEGRPLRAPAAPLAEAVADAAALWQAGLYFEVHELLEPYWRDAAGGTREALQGLIQAAVGYQHLANGNLAGARALLAEGAGRLRGRVLAGRGLDGFAQALEECAARVEDFDWTSVPGFPG
- a CDS encoding TldD/PmbA family protein — its product is MALRIGVDLVETVKPVAETCLREAARRLPHLRYADLRLEVAEARWAAAENGTPKGSGDDESLSLGVRVLAGDRTVAPGYAGLTLGAADAPDLPRILREALERAYRRATANAEAKADAREKFGGLGEALADTRLHPVKVRRDIVPAVYRIDPRGLEPDALVRFATDVSREVAAVDPALKHNRIGALSRLSRELFASTEGACIDQAFALTQGSCSVVAVSGATSQDLYDVLGHQRGFEILLEGVDEPLVRFPPFRDFALALARESVALAAAPPLPPSDREVVVVTDPHYNTLVSHEIIGHPVELDRALKMETAYAGRSWLLADLGGHQVGRRVASPLVTAYSDPSLPGYGHYAYDHEGTPARRVVHIDRGVFQGFMNSRQTAAIFGGEPNGHWTATDAALVPLVRMSNTVFGAGTRAPEDIVKEVDRGWYFAGHRTPSIAESRENFRISARAAWEIRNGELGRLHRDGGIVADSRDYLMNVDAVGSDFRLYPIPNCGKGQPMQVKKLGNGGPTMRSRARVAGG
- a CDS encoding septal ring lytic transglycosylase RlpA family protein, yielding MTPPPEGQLKTTATDGAGPLTLDPIARRKPPLGYEEIGLASWYGHPYHGRETANGETYDMMNLTAAHQRIAFGTWLSVENLTNGRSVSVRINDRGPFVDPRILDLSYAAASVVNSVGAGVVPVRLRVIAGPTPPPGPRTPVLTLSPYAS